Within bacterium, the genomic segment CTAGCTACACGGGGTTTGGGCGCTCCGCAAGAAAGCGTACAACATGGTCACAAACTCGGCAGCCACCTCTGTCTTGCAATTGAATCAGAACGAAAGGGTCATTTAATACTGCTGGATGAAGGACCTGAAGGCATCCTTTATTGTTTGTGCCCGTCCCGGTTTGCTCCTGTCACAAAAATCGATGTCGGGCGCACTTATTTACCGCAGCCAGGATCCCGATATGATTCTTTTGTTGTCACGGGCAAACCCGGCCGGGAACATCTATTAGCCGTGCTAACGGATGAACCGCTGAATCTCGATTGGATGCCGCCTGATCCGGGAATTCCGGCAAAGGTTCTGAACGAAACGGATATTACTCAGCTATTAGAGAAGCTCCGTTCACTGGAAGGAGACCGGTGGCTCGCTTTATCAACATACTTCGACATTATTAGTTAAGCCTATGGACAAGGATGATCTGCAACGTGCATTGAAGGGTGAAATGGATCTTGAGGAATTCAGAGATCACACATTAGAGCTCATTTACAACAAAAATTCTAAAGGGCTGGCAGAATTGTGCGAAAGCCAGATCCTCACACCAGACTTATTTGTAGAGAAAGTGATTACAGAGATTTCTCCGGGCAATCATTGAAATGACCTTCCTTTCCTGATGGCACGGGAACTGATTGTTGCTGCACCTCATAGGTTAGGCCATTTCAGATCGCAGTTAGAGCATAAGAAAGGTCTGGTACCGAATCCTTCAGCTGGAAGCGAGAACATTGAACGCTACGTTAACTTCCTTCCTACAACGAATCTGTCAATCCAGGAAGGCTTGATAGTTCCCAAACAAATCCTTCGTCTCCTTCAAACTGACATGACCGGCCTGGACATTGAAAACTCACAGTCCATCGACACAGTTTTTGCTGAGACCGTTGTTTTGGGACTCTCTCTCGGTCTACCTGAAAACCTGGATGAAGACATGAGACAGATGTGGATCGAAGAGCAAAGCCAAGATTACCTCACACGCTTAATCGATCCTGTTGCGTTTGCAGAGCAGATGGCGATCGAAGTGGCTGTGCACATGATTCCCGATTCCTTATTTGATCCTTGAAGAAGCGTTGGATTTCAGTCGAACACACCTTTCAGAGAAAGTCTGTATCCCGGGATGATATCCCCGCAATCCAATATATCCTCTTCTTTCAAAACTTTAATGTCGGTTCTCGATCGATAGACTGT encodes:
- a CDS encoding DUF4384 domain-containing protein gives rise to the protein LATRGLGAPQESVQHGHKLGSHLCLAIESERKGHLILLDEGPEGILYCLCPSRFAPVTKIDVGRTYLPQPGSRYDSFVVTGKPGREHLLAVLTDEPLNLDWMPPDPGIPAKVLNETDITQLLEKLRSLEGDRWLALSTYFDIIS